AGGTCCAGTGCCGCGCGAATGCCGGCAGCTCGATCGACCTGCCGATGAACCAGTTCGACGACTCGTGCAACCACGTGCACGTGCAGGTCGATCCGAAGGGGGACGAGCCGATGAAGCTCACCAGCGGAGGGGACAACTGATGGACGACGACACCGCGCCGGCCCTCGTGTCGATCGCGAACCTCGCGGCCGACGAGTGGACGCTGTGCAGCCGCGACGCCGCCGTGGTGACGGTGGGGCTGTGGCTGGACGAGACAATCGCGCAGCACCGGCAGGAACTCACGTCAGCGGGCCTCACGGGCCCGCTGACGCTGCGGTACCAGCTCAACGGACACGACGTCGACGGTGACATTCGCCGCGTCCGTGAGGTCGTGGAGGAGCTGCACGAGACGTACCGGTGGATCAAGACCACCGAAACCGCGGCGCGACCCGAGCGGTACGCACTGCTGGCGCAGCTCTCCAAGGCGCGGGTGATGCCCTCGGAGATTGCGCTCATGGTCGGCGTCGACGTCCGCCTCGCGGAGCGGTTCGCCGGCAACGACGAGGAGGCCCGGATCGCCCGGACCCTCCTGCACCACATCGCCAGCGATCGCGGAGAAGTCGACGCATGAACGGCAGCAACATTCGCACCAACACCCTGACGGTCACGCTGCTGGTGCTGATCGTCGGTGGGGTGTTCCTCGGCATCCACGCCGGTGCCGGCGTCGCCGGCACCGGCGACGCGTACTCGTGGAACCCCATCGTCATGCTGATGGGCTTCGTCAAGGGCGACCCGTGGCCCGGCGTCGCGGCGACGGTGTTCGTCGTCGTGTTCGTCGTGGCCGCGCTCGCGCTGTTCACGTGGCTGCTCATGGCTCAAGCCCGCCGCGGCGCGAAGAAGCGCGGGGCGGCGTCGATCAAGCTGATGAGCGCGAACCCGTCGAACGCGGTCGTCCGACAGGCGGCGCGTGCGAAGGATGCTCGGCGGCTGCACCCGACCGCCGTCGGCATCGGACCGGGACAGAAGGTGGGCCGCATCGTCGGGACGTCCAAGTGGGTCTACCAGGGCTGGGAGGAGACGGGCGTATACCTCTACGGCACTCGGCGGGGCAAGACGACCAGCGTCGTCGTCCGTCACGTCGTCGAAGCCCCCGGGGCGGGGATCATGACGTCGAACAAGGTCGACGGGGTGCGTGAGGCGATCCGCGGCCGCCGCGGCCGCGGGGAGACGTTCGTGTTCGACCCGAACCGCATCTACCGACACGAGGACGGGCCCGACTTCGTGTTCAACCCGTTGGAGTACGTCAGGAGCGCCGAGGACGCTCGTGAGCTCGCGGAGATTTTCGAGGCGTCGACGCGCAAGGAGAACGACCGCGGCGGCGATCCGCAGTTCGACGAGCCCGGCCGCGACATGCTCGCGTACTTCCTCCTCGCGGCGGCCCTCGACGGGCTGCCGCTGTCGCGGGTGTACCGGTGGCTGACCACTCAGGACGCAGACACGGTGGTGGGCATCCTGAACCAGCACGGCAAGAAGGGGCCGGCGACGGCCCTCGTCGGGATGGAGAACTGGGCCGATAAGACCCGGCAGAGCGTCTACGCGACCGCGCAGCGCATGGCCGGGGCGTTGGCCTACGACGAGCTGCTGGAATGGACCTCGAAGCCTGGCGTGCGGCGGTTCGACGTCGACGCGTTCGTGCAGAGCGAGGATCTGCTGATCCTGCTCTCCAGGGACGGCGTGGGGTCTGCCGGCGCGATCCTGACGTCGCTCGTGCGAGCGATCTGCAAGACAGGCGAGCGGCTGGCGCAGCGATCCGGCGGCCGGCTGCCGGTGCCGCTGGTGATCGAGCTGGACGAGTGCGCGAACATCGTCCGGTGGCCGGCGCTGCCGTCCGTGTACTCGTTCTACGGCTCGCTCGGGATGCCGCTCAACACGTACTTCCAGTCGCGGGACCAGGCCGTCGAGGCGTTCGGGCAGAACGGCTGGGGCGCGATCTGGGGCGCGGCAGTGACGCGCGTGTTCGGCGGCGGCGCGATGGATGACCAGTTCCTCAAAGGCCTGTCGAGCCTGATCGGTGACCGCGAGGAGGTCACCTACGGCGGATCGACTCAGGACACCGGGGCGTACTCGACGTCGACGAGCACCCGCCGGGTGCCGATCCTCGACGTGCACGACCTGGCGAACCTGCCGCTGTGGCGCACGGTCATGTTCAACTCGAACACCCGCCCGGTGATCCTCGACGCGGTTCCGTGGTTCAAGGACAAGAAGCTC
This sequence is a window from Curtobacterium sp. MCBD17_035. Protein-coding genes within it:
- a CDS encoding TraM recognition domain-containing protein, encoding MNGSNIRTNTLTVTLLVLIVGGVFLGIHAGAGVAGTGDAYSWNPIVMLMGFVKGDPWPGVAATVFVVVFVVAALALFTWLLMAQARRGAKKRGAASIKLMSANPSNAVVRQAARAKDARRLHPTAVGIGPGQKVGRIVGTSKWVYQGWEETGVYLYGTRRGKTTSVVVRHVVEAPGAGIMTSNKVDGVREAIRGRRGRGETFVFDPNRIYRHEDGPDFVFNPLEYVRSAEDARELAEIFEASTRKENDRGGDPQFDEPGRDMLAYFLLAAALDGLPLSRVYRWLTTQDADTVVGILNQHGKKGPATALVGMENWADKTRQSVYATAQRMAGALAYDELLEWTSKPGVRRFDVDAFVQSEDLLILLSRDGVGSAGAILTSLVRAICKTGERLAQRSGGRLPVPLVIELDECANIVRWPALPSVYSFYGSLGMPLNTYFQSRDQAVEAFGQNGWGAIWGAAVTRVFGGGAMDDQFLKGLSSLIGDREEVTYGGSTQDTGAYSTSTSTRRVPILDVHDLANLPLWRTVMFNSNTRPVILDAVPWFKDKKLRALIEGDAPAAAGAAPVAIATGSEEAAARG